One region of Terriglobia bacterium genomic DNA includes:
- a CDS encoding ThiF family adenylyltransferase, with protein MSDKLSRLIRLDRQSFLGPESADILEACHAAIVGLGGGGSHINQQLAHVGVGNAAIFDPDKVEETNLNRLIGATEEDVAVERSKVFVAERLTRGVNPWIHVVSYKDKWQAHADELKECDIIFGCVDSFTEREQLETLARRHLIPYIDLGMDVHPVGDAFSIGGQVAISLPGGSCLRCVGIITDQRLQQEAQRYNAAGGKPQVVWPNGLLASAAVGMFMKLVTPWEKEIKFPILLEYDGDAQTLTPSNKLKYLSGHCTHFEGLHNVGDPFFQFQNAGSYSKP; from the coding sequence ATGAGCGACAAGCTATCTCGGCTTATACGGCTGGACCGGCAAAGTTTTTTGGGCCCAGAAAGCGCAGACATTTTGGAGGCGTGCCATGCTGCTATTGTTGGGCTAGGCGGTGGAGGGTCTCACATAAACCAGCAGCTTGCTCACGTAGGCGTTGGAAATGCCGCGATTTTTGATCCTGACAAAGTTGAAGAGACCAACCTCAATCGCCTGATCGGAGCCACTGAAGAAGACGTGGCAGTTGAACGCTCCAAAGTTTTTGTCGCTGAACGCTTAACCCGCGGGGTCAATCCCTGGATACATGTTGTAAGTTACAAAGACAAGTGGCAGGCCCACGCTGACGAACTGAAGGAGTGCGACATTATTTTCGGTTGTGTGGACAGCTTTACCGAGCGCGAGCAGTTAGAGACGCTTGCCCGCCGGCATTTGATTCCTTATATCGACCTGGGAATGGATGTGCATCCTGTTGGCGATGCCTTTTCTATTGGTGGCCAAGTAGCTATTTCACTGCCTGGTGGCTCATGCCTCCGCTGTGTGGGCATTATCACGGATCAACGGTTGCAGCAGGAAGCTCAACGCTACAATGCCGCGGGCGGAAAGCCGCAGGTTGTGTGGCCTAACGGGCTGCTTGCTTCAGCGGCTGTGGGCATGTTTATGAAATTGGTTACGCCGTGGGAAAAGGAAATCAAATTTCCGATCTTGCTGGAGTATGACGGCGATGCACAAACACTCACGCCAAGCAACAAACTCAAGTATCTGAGTGGGCATTGCACCCATTTTGAAGGCCTGCATAATGTGGGTGATCCATTTTTTCAATTTCAAAACGCTGGCTCCTACAGCAAACCTTAA